A genomic window from Luteolibacter sp. LG18 includes:
- a CDS encoding sigma-70 family RNA polymerase sigma factor, producing the protein MTIPFPAPGEPPRLSEEEFHQLLAASQPRLKGYVASILGGWSDVDDIVQETNLVLLQKQGVFEAGTNFISWAFRVAYFKATTWRRDRQREGRVVFSEHAFQELAAHAEERFHNRGNPGEALAECLKRLPAQERELVEVKYAQRRSLVDHARTLGCSAQSLHKRISRIRLALRECMRRQSHSELS; encoded by the coding sequence ATGACCATTCCCTTTCCAGCCCCCGGCGAGCCCCCGCGGCTCTCCGAGGAGGAATTCCACCAGTTGCTGGCGGCCTCCCAGCCGCGGCTGAAGGGATACGTGGCCTCGATCCTGGGCGGCTGGTCGGACGTGGACGACATCGTGCAGGAGACCAATCTGGTGCTGCTCCAGAAGCAGGGGGTGTTCGAAGCCGGGACCAATTTCATCTCGTGGGCGTTCCGGGTGGCCTATTTCAAGGCGACGACCTGGCGGCGCGACCGCCAGCGGGAAGGCCGGGTGGTGTTCAGCGAGCACGCCTTCCAAGAGCTGGCCGCCCATGCCGAGGAGCGCTTCCACAACCGCGGCAACCCGGGCGAAGCACTGGCGGAATGCCTGAAACGGCTGCCCGCCCAGGAACGGGAGCTGGTGGAGGTGAAATACGCCCAGCGGCGTTCGCTGGTCGATCACGCCCGGACCCTCGGCTGCAGCGCGCAGTCGCTCCACAAACGGATTTCCCGGATCCGGTTGGCGCTGCGGGAGTGCATGCGCCGCCAATCCCACTCTGAACTGTCATGA